In Siniperca chuatsi isolate FFG_IHB_CAS linkage group LG20, ASM2008510v1, whole genome shotgun sequence, the following proteins share a genomic window:
- the LOC122867634 gene encoding cytochrome c oxidase subunit 7A-related protein, mitochondrial isoform X1 — protein MYYKFSGFTQKLTGSAPTPAYSPQLVVFVQGLRPGVPAESPAMVFATPTKMVSEAGATVEYMGANRVPDLQRIFQTSDGIPIHLKRGVPDRLLYRTTMALTVGGALYCLVALYIAAQPSNK, from the exons atgtactaCAAGTTCAGCGGGTTTACCCAAAAACTGACGGGGTCTGCTCCTACGCCCGCCTACAGCCCTCAG TTGGTTGTTTTTGTTCAGGGGCTGAGACCAGGTGTGCCAGCAGAGTCCCCAGCTATGGTCTTTGCCACACCCACCAAGATGGTGTCAGAGGCCGGGGCCACGGTGGAGTACATGGGAGCAAACAGGGTTCCTGACCTCCAGAGGATATTCCAG ACATCAGACGGTATCCCCATTCATTTGAAGCGCGGCGTTCCCGACAGGCTACTGTACCGCACCACCATGGCTCTCACTGTAGGAGGCGCGCTCTACTGTCTGGTGGCTCTTTACATCGCAGCCCAGCCCAGCAATAAGTGA
- the kcng3 gene encoding potassium voltage-gated channel subfamily G member 3 produces the protein MKFGKSICVLNVGGTRYAFTREVIRDFPLRRVSRLHACATEKEVLELCDDYDRDRNEFFFDRHAQAFVFIMLYVRSGKLRFVPGVCELSFYTEMLYWGLESSHLDSCCQKRLDDRMSEIGLDSLSEADIKVSEDGSLSPGESVQRTALAGRARWVEKMRRAFEEPNSSLAAQLLASVSVIFVIVSMIMLCASTLPDWDTAKRNTVEEHRIVEAVCIGWFTAECIVRFLVARNKWDFLRRPLNIIDVIAITPYYVTMAMARAGMPSAGLGVVGVILRVLRMMRVFWLMKLARHFLGLQTLGLTLTRCYREMVMLMVFVCVAMAIYSALAQLLEHGLDLGTQNPDYASIPAAAWWVIISMTTVGYGDVYPVTIGGRVLGGMCVVSGIVLLALPITFIYHSFVQCYHELKLRSARYARSLSADILQ, from the exons GTAGGGGGAACCCGGTACGCCTTCACCCGTGAGGTGATCAGGGATTTCCCTCTCCGGCGCGTCAGCCGTCTGCATGCCTGCGCAACCGAGAAAGAGGTTCTTGAACTGTGCGACGACTACGACCGGGACCGGAATGAGTTTTTCTTCGACCGCCACGCGCAAGCTTTCGTGTTCATCATGCTGTACGTGCGCTCCGGTAAACTCCGCTTTGTCCCCGGAGTGTGTGAGCTGTCCTTCTACACAGAGATGCTCTACTGGGGACTGGAGAGCTCGCACTTGGACTCATGCTGCCAGAAACGCCTGGACGACAGGATGTCCGAGATCGGACTGGACAGTCTGTCCGAGGCAGACATCAAAGTGTCGGAGGATGGGTCCCTGAGCCCGGGCGAGTCGGTGCAACGGACTGCGCTCGCCGGTCGCGCTAGATGGGTCGAGAAGATGCGCAGGGCATTCGAGGAGCCCAACTCTTCGCTTGCGGCACAGCTTTTGGCTTCAGTGTCCGTGATCTTTGTGATCGTTTCTATGATAATGCTGTGTGCTAGCACCCTGCCAGACTGGGATACAGCCAAGAGAAATACTGTGGAGGAGCACAG GATAGTGGAGGCAGTGTGTATTGGCTGGTTTACAGCAGAGTGCATAGTGCGCTTTCTGGTGGCCAGGAACAAGTGGGACTTTCTCCGCAGGCCGCTGAACATCATCGATGTGATTGCCATCACCCCCTACTATGTAACCATGGCGATGGCGCGGGCAGGGATGCCAAGTGCCGGCCTCGGGGTTGTTGGGGTGATATTGCGGGTGCTGAGGATGATGCGAGTGTTCTGGCTCATGAAGCTGGCTAGACACTTCCTGGGCCTGCAGACACTGGGGCTGACGCTCACACGCTGCTACCGGGAGATGGTCATGCTGATGGTGTTTGTCTGCGTCGCCATGGCGATATACAGCGCTCTGGCCCAGCTGCTGGAGCACGGCTTGGACTTGGGAACGCAGAACCCGGATTACGCCAGCATCCCAGCCGCCGCCTGGTGGGTCATCATTTCCATGACGACGGTGGGGTACGGGGATGTGTACCCTGTGACAATTGGGGGACGGGTGCTTGGGGGAATGTGTGTAGTGAGCGGCATTGTTCTCCTTGCACTGCCCATCACATTCATCTACCACAGTTTTGTACAGTGCTACCATGAACTCAAACTCCGCTCTGCCAGATACGCACGCAGCCTGTCAGCAGATATACTgcaatga
- the LOC122867634 gene encoding cytochrome c oxidase subunit 7A-related protein, mitochondrial isoform X2, translating into MYYKFSGFTQKLTGSAPTPAYSPQGLRPGVPAESPAMVFATPTKMVSEAGATVEYMGANRVPDLQRIFQTSDGIPIHLKRGVPDRLLYRTTMALTVGGALYCLVALYIAAQPSNK; encoded by the exons atgtactaCAAGTTCAGCGGGTTTACCCAAAAACTGACGGGGTCTGCTCCTACGCCCGCCTACAGCCCTCAG GGGCTGAGACCAGGTGTGCCAGCAGAGTCCCCAGCTATGGTCTTTGCCACACCCACCAAGATGGTGTCAGAGGCCGGGGCCACGGTGGAGTACATGGGAGCAAACAGGGTTCCTGACCTCCAGAGGATATTCCAG ACATCAGACGGTATCCCCATTCATTTGAAGCGCGGCGTTCCCGACAGGCTACTGTACCGCACCACCATGGCTCTCACTGTAGGAGGCGCGCTCTACTGTCTGGTGGCTCTTTACATCGCAGCCCAGCCCAGCAATAAGTGA
- the cript gene encoding cysteine-rich PDZ-binding protein, giving the protein MVCEKCEKKLGKVITPDTWKDGARNTTEGGGRKLNENKILTSKKARFDPYSKTGFATCRICKSSVHQSGSHYCQGCAYKKGICAMCGKKVLDTKNYKQTSV; this is encoded by the exons ATGGTTTGTGAAAAGT GCGAGAAGAAGCTTGGTAAAGTCATCACACCTGACACCTGGAAGGATGGAGCACGGAATACAACAG AGGGTGGTGGGCGTaagctaaatgaaaacaaaatcctgACTTCTAAGAAAGCCAG gTTTGACCCTTACAGCAAGACAGGCTTTGCTACCTGCAGGATCTGCAAGAGCTCAGTTCATCAGTCTGGATCACACTACTGTCAGGGCTGTGCATACAAGAAAG GAATCTGTGCGATGTGTGGAAAGAAAGTTTTGGACACCAAGAACTACAAACAGACATCTGTGTGA
- the pigf gene encoding phosphatidylinositol-glycan biosynthesis class F protein: MWDHEIRAMASTHTIIAASVFMATVLPAVLVPGFSVYGTHLLWLYSVSGAVTAVSVVVFWLLGITPPTKKHTLGYKLSKLFRSCLYFFLSCLFFHAVVVLYGAPLIESALETFSLAVLLTSLTTLRCLCVLGPNVQAWIRVFSRHGAMSVWDTCLQITVACTVVGAWVGAFPIPLDWDRPWQVWPVSCSLGAMIGFLTGLVAAPAWIHYHRKQLTYKCK; encoded by the exons ATGTGGGACCATGAAATCAGAGCCATGGCGTCCACTCACACCATCATCGCTGCCTCGGTGTTCATGGCGACCGTCTTACCTGCGGTGCTTGTGCCGGGCTTCTCGGTGTACGGCACTCACCTGCTGTGGCTCTACTCGGTGTCCGGGGCGGTCACCGCGGTCAGTGTCGTCGTCTTCTGGCTGCTCGGTATCACACCGCCCACCAAGAAGCACACACTGGGATACAAG CTGTCCAAGTTGTTTCGTTCGTGTCTGTACTTCTTCCTGTCGTGCCTGTTCTTCCACGCTGTGGTGGTTCTCTATGGAGCTCCGCTGATTGA ATCCGCTTTAGAGACATTCTCCCTAGCTGTGCTGCTGACCTCTCTAACCACACTGAGGTGTCTCTGTGTCCTCGGCCCCAACGTCCAGGCCTGGATACGAGTGTTCAGTCGGCATGG AGCTATGTCTGTGTGGGACACCTGTCTACAGATTACAGTGGCCTGCACAGTGGTAGGAGCCTGGGTGGGAGCCTTCCCCATACCTCTGGACTGGGACAGGCCTTGGCAG GTTTGGCCCGTTTCCTGCAGTCTGGGCGCTATGATTGGCTTCCTGACCGGTCTTGTTGCTGCTCCCGCGTGGATCCACTATCATCGCAAACAGCTCACATACAAATGCAAGTGA